The sequence below is a genomic window from bacterium.
ATCGCCGACGCGGCGCTTCCCCCCGGTCCGACCTGGAGCGCGGTCGGCACCAAAGGCTACAAGTTCAAGGGCGCCAGCCCCGACGGCCTGTCCCTGGCGCTGCTCAAGGGCGGTAGCGCCGGCAAGTCGAAGGCGCTCGCCAAGGGCAAGGGTTCGGCCCTGCCCGATCCGACGCTGCCGCTCACCTACCCGGTGACCGTGCAGCTCAAGAAGGACGGCTCCTCGCTCTGCCTCGAGAGCGTATTCACCGGCGCCGACGAGAAGAAGAACACCGCGACGCAGTTCAAAGCCAAGCAGTAGGCGCGTGTCGCCAGCCGGCCGCTCAGACGGCTCCGCCACGTGCCAGGGGCGGGTCCGTCTGAGCCCGGGCTGGCCTCGTCGCCACGCCCCCGGGTCGTCGAGGCGCCCTCGCCAACGTCCAGCGGCACGACACCCACTCCGTCGCATCGCTGCCTGGCCTGGCTGCGCCGCAGCCATTGAGATCCCCCGTCCCGGGGCGGTAGCGCCACCCCACGGACCCGAGGTCTCACAGGACCGCCTGCCGGCGGCGCGACCGGATTGACGACCGTCACATTCCTGGCTGTCGGCCGTACGAAATTGTCCACAGCCAGGTCGCCAGTCTTGTGCTTCGCTTTGCTGCGCGGCCGAGGCCAGGACCCCAATTCGTCGCCATTCTGAGCTGTTACACGTCACATTCCATGCGTGGCGCTCGCCCGACGACGGGCCGGGTCGCCGCGCACCTCCCCTGGCACGCGCAGTGCTGTCCGCAGTGCAGAGACGCGGGGGGAAGGTTGGAAACTCAGATGGACAGTCGCGCTTCATTACTGATCGTCGATGACGAACGCGGGCCGACCGAGTCGTTGCGGATGGTCTTCAAGTCCGAGTTCGAGGTCTACACGGCCCCCGGCGGTCACGAGGCGCTCGAGATCCTCCAGGCGCAACCGATCGACATCGTCACCCTCGACCTGCGCATGCCCGGCATGCCGGGCGTCGAGGTGATGGAGCAGATCAAACGCCACGACCCGGACATCGAGATCATCGTCGTCACCGGCTATGCCTCGCTCGACTCCGCCGTGCGCGGCCTGCGCAACCAGGTCTTCGACTACGTCACCAAGCCGTTCGACGTGCCGCAGATCTCGAGCCTGGTGCACCGCGCCCTGGAGCGGCGCCGCGAGTCGCTGCGCGCCCGGCGCGTGAAGGACGACTTCCTCGCCAACCTGTCGCACGAGCTGCGCACCCCGCTCAGCGCCATCATCGGCTACAACTCGATCCTCACCGAGGAGCTGCACACCCGCCTGAACGAGGACCAGCGGGTCGCCTTCGACCGCATCCAGGCGAACTCGCAGAAGCTCCTCAACCTGATCGAGACCGTGCTGCTGCTCAACTCGCTCGACGCGGGCGAGCTGCGCCTCACCCTCTCCACCTTCGACGTGCGCGAGACGCTGCGCCGGGTCGCCCGTCAGTTCGCCGCCGCCGCCCGGCAGCGCGGGCTCGGCCTTTCGGTCGAAGGCGATCTGACGCCGATCTGGGTGACCAGCGACGAACACAAACTGGAGCGCATCCTCTGGGCGCTGATCGACAACGCCGTCAAGTTCACCCCCGACGGCTCGATCGGCCTCGGCTCGCACCTCTCCGCCGACCGGACGCAGGTCGAGATCAGCGTCCGCGACACCGGCGTCGGCATCCACAGCACCGACATCGCGCAGCTCGTCGAGGACATCGTCCCGGCGCCCACCGCCCGCGCCCGCGGCCTCGGCCTCGGCCTGCGCATGGCCTCCCGTCTCACCCAGTTTCTCGGCGGCCGACTGCAGGTCCGCAGCGAGCACCACGGCGGCACGCACTTCACCATCGCCATCCCGGTCCTCGCCTCCGACCCGCACGAGCCGGGGGTGCCGCATGTCTGAGCGGCGCGACGCCTTCCTGCTCTGCCGCCACTGCGGCCTCCTGACCCCGCTGGCGCCGAGCGCGCCCTGGGCGAGCACCGACGACGACGCGAGCGAGCTGGCCGCGTTCCGCGCCGCGCACGCGGCGCACGGCGTCGAGGCAGCGCTGCGCTGCGACGAGCTGGCCCGCACCGACCGCCCGGCCTGGGATCCGCTCGCCACCCGCTGGTTCACGGTCGCGGTCGGCGCCGAGCTGCTGACCGTGCGCAGCAGCCGCCGCGCCCTCGACGACCCGCGCCAGTACGAAATCGCCGCCGCCGGATCGCCGCCGACCAGCAGTTGGGTCGACGTCGACGAGGCGCTCCTCCGCCGCGCCCTCGACCGCCACTTCTATCCGCACGTCATTCATCCGATGGAGGTCGACGCCTTCGTCGGCACCGTGCGCGAGCTGCTGGCGCCGCTCGATCCGGCGGAGATCGACATCGCCTTCGATGACCCCACCCTGCCCGACGCCGGCATCGGCCCCTTCCCCGCCGCGCTGGTCGAACGGCTGGTCGAGCGCTGCGCGACGCTCTTCGACGCGGTCGCCCTCGAACGCGCCCACAGCTTCATCCGCGACCACCGCGCCGAGGACGGCGCCCTCGCGGTGCGCGTACATCGCGCCCTGGTCACCCGGGCCGCGTGAGGCCGCCCCGCCGGCCGGCGGCGCCAGGACGCTCGCAGCCCAGCCGGCCCTCCGCGCCCCCCGCGCTCGCCGCGCTCGCCCGCTGTTGACTCGCTCTCCGAGCGGTCCATATAACGGCCCCACTCGTCCGCGACGGCGGGCACGCCCATGCACGGGATGTTCGAACCGGACGCCGCCCCGCGGCAGCTCGACGCCGTCGACGCCGCCAGTCGACGGATCCTCGACCGCGCCCTCGCGGGCGAGCCGATCGCCGACGACGCCGCCCGCCACCTGCTCGACGGCCCCGCCCCGCTCGCCGCGGTGCTGGCAGTGGCCGGCGCGCTGCGCACCCGCCACAAGGGCCGGGTGGTGACCTATTCGCCGAAGGTCTTCCTGCCGATCACCAACCTCTGCCTCGACCGCTGCTCGTACTGCACCTTCCGCCAGGACCCCGACTCGCCGGCGGCCTGGACCATGCTGCCCGAGGAGGTGCGCGACTGGAGCCGCCGCGGCCGCGCCCTCGGCTGCATCGAGGCGCTGCTGTGCCTCGGCGACAAGCCCGAGCGCGCCTACCGGTCGTACCGCCGCACCCTCGCCGTGCTCGGCTGCGACACCACCATCGACTACGTCGCCCACTGCTGCCGCATCGCCCTCGACGAGGGGCTGCTGCCGCACACCAACGCCGGCGTCATGAGCGCCGAGGAGATGGCCCGGCTGCGGCCGCTGAACGTCAGCATGGGGCTGATGCTCGAGTCGGTGAGCGACCGGCTGCGCGGCCGCGGCGGCGCCCACCAGCAGGCGCCCGACAAGGACCCGGCGCTGCGCCTGGCGATGCTGCGCGCCGCCGGCGAGCTGCGCATCCCGTTCACCACCGGCATCCTGCTCGGCATCGGCGAGACACCCGCCGAGCGGGTCGCCAGCCTGCGCGCCATCGCCGAGCTGCAGGCCGCGCACGGCCACATCCAGGAAGTGATCATCCAGAACTTCCGCGCCAAGCCGAGCACCCGCATGGCGGCGGCGCCGGAGCCGGAGAGCGTCGAGACGGCGCGCACCATCGCCGTCGCGCGCCTGATGATGCCGACGATGAACATCCAGGCGCCGCCCAATCTGAGCCCGCTCGACCACCGCCTGTTCCTCGCCGCCGGCATCAACGACTGGGGCGGCATCTCGCCGCTCACCCTCGACTACGTGAACCCGGAAGCGCCATGGCCGCCGGTGCAGACGCTGGCCGAGACCTGTCGCGACGAGGGCTTCACCCTCGTCCCTCGCCTGCCGGTGTACGCGGAGTACGTGGCGCAGCCGGGGTGGCTCGACGAGGGCATGCGTCGCCGCGTAGACTCGGCGGCGTTGGAACGAGGAGCCCGCCATGTGGGATGAGGTCCGCGCCGTCGTGCACGACCGCCGCACGCTGGCGCAGTTGCTGGACGCGGCGACCCCCGCGACCGCCGCCCTGCTCGAGGGCGCGCTCGCCGGCGGCGAGCTGAGCGCCGTGGACGGCGAGCGCCTCCTGCAGGTCCGCGACGACGACCTCGCGGCCCTGGTGCGGGCCGCCGACCAGGCGCGCGCCAGCGACGTCGGCGACGAGGTCACCTACGTCATCAACCGCAACATCAACTGGACCAACGTCTGCTTCGTCGGCTGCCAGTTCTGCGCCTTCGCCGTCCACCGCAAGGACGCCAGCGCCTTCAACCACTCGCTCGACGACGTGCTCGCCAAGGTGCAGGACGCCGTCGACCGCGGCGCCCACGAAGTCTGCATGCAGGGCGGCATCAACCCCGAGTCCGACGCCTTCTTCTACCGCGACCTGCTGCAGGCGATCCGCGCCCGCTTCCCGCGCCTCCACATCCACGCCTTCTCGCCGATGGAGGTCATGTACGGCGCCCGCCGCACCGGCATGACCTACCGCGACTACCTGACGATGCTGCGCGACGCCGGCCTCGGCACCGTCCCCGGGACGGCGGCCGAGATCCTCGACGACGACGTGCGCGAGATCCTCAGCCACAAGAAGGTCGACGTGCGCACCTGGGTCGAGATCATCACCACCGCGCACGAGCTCGGCCTGCGCTCGAGCGCGACGGTGATGTACGGCCACGTCGAGACGCCGGGCCACGTCGCCCGCCACATCGCGCT
It includes:
- a CDS encoding hybrid sensor histidine kinase/response regulator, which translates into the protein MDSRASLLIVDDERGPTESLRMVFKSEFEVYTAPGGHEALEILQAQPIDIVTLDLRMPGMPGVEVMEQIKRHDPDIEIIVVTGYASLDSAVRGLRNQVFDYVTKPFDVPQISSLVHRALERRRESLRARRVKDDFLANLSHELRTPLSAIIGYNSILTEELHTRLNEDQRVAFDRIQANSQKLLNLIETVLLLNSLDAGELRLTLSTFDVRETLRRVARQFAAAARQRGLGLSVEGDLTPIWVTSDEHKLERILWALIDNAVKFTPDGSIGLGSHLSADRTQVEISVRDTGVGIHSTDIAQLVEDIVPAPTARARGLGLGLRMASRLTQFLGGRLQVRSEHHGGTHFTIAIPVLASDPHEPGVPHV
- the cofG gene encoding 7,8-didemethyl-8-hydroxy-5-deazariboflavin synthase CofG — encoded protein: MHGMFEPDAAPRQLDAVDAASRRILDRALAGEPIADDAARHLLDGPAPLAAVLAVAGALRTRHKGRVVTYSPKVFLPITNLCLDRCSYCTFRQDPDSPAAWTMLPEEVRDWSRRGRALGCIEALLCLGDKPERAYRSYRRTLAVLGCDTTIDYVAHCCRIALDEGLLPHTNAGVMSAEEMARLRPLNVSMGLMLESVSDRLRGRGGAHQQAPDKDPALRLAMLRAAGELRIPFTTGILLGIGETPAERVASLRAIAELQAAHGHIQEVIIQNFRAKPSTRMAAAPEPESVETARTIAVARLMMPTMNIQAPPNLSPLDHRLFLAAGINDWGGISPLTLDYVNPEAPWPPVQTLAETCRDEGFTLVPRLPVYAEYVAQPGWLDEGMRRRVDSAALERGARHVG
- the cofH gene encoding 5-amino-6-(D-ribitylamino)uracil--L-tyrosine 4-hydroxyphenyl transferase CofH, which translates into the protein MWDEVRAVVHDRRTLAQLLDAATPATAALLEGALAGGELSAVDGERLLQVRDDDLAALVRAADQARASDVGDEVTYVINRNINWTNVCFVGCQFCAFAVHRKDASAFNHSLDDVLAKVQDAVDRGAHEVCMQGGINPESDAFFYRDLLQAIRARFPRLHIHAFSPMEVMYGARRTGMTYRDYLTMLRDAGLGTVPGTAAEILDDDVREILSHKKVDVRTWVEIITTAHELGLRSSATVMYGHVETPGHVARHIALIRDLQKRTGGFTEFVPLRFIHTLTQLYQKGLVTPPPVGPLDLRVYAVSRLMLRGWIDNLQTSWVKLGSELAQLTLAAGCNDFGGTLMEESISKAAGADFGEYLPESEIVALIRAAGRIPAQRTTTYGRIAPDGATHPGRGAGWRSGGRALSPGPALAS